In Quercus robur chromosome 11, dhQueRobu3.1, whole genome shotgun sequence, the sequence atatatatgtatgtatgtatgtatgtatatagtAAATGTAAAATTAAGGAGGCAATTACAAttgctaataaaaaaaagtatagcaTTCTTTTTTACTAGATTAATTATGCATTGCTTGCAACTAGGTGATTAAGTACCATAGAGAATAGATTGGATGTTAGAATGACAATCTTTATTAACCaggaaatatataataataataataatttccttggaaaataaaatataaggacgagaaaaataaaaatcattttaggtCCTCATCCCTCCATTAATAAActctcaaggaaaaaaaatcatgtctctCTTACTTTACTTCTACAGATAATGAATATCCGAACTATTAATGCAATGATGCTCTGTCCTTATCTCTTTTcgggtgtgtttggttggagtgaaAACAGGGAGGATAGAAAACAGGAAGAGGAAAATAGGGTAGAAGATATTGTCTTTCACTGTTTGGTTGAGGAAGGAAAATGGGAGAGATAGAAAATAGGAGAGAAGGTTTTCCCTCCTAGGCCcactttttttatcctcccaaattgggaggaaaatgAGGAGGGAAAAGTTCTTAGAAATTCATTTTACACAAATACCCTCTCACCTACCCTTCACTTTATTCATGACCTAACGTTTGCCTCTTCTCATCCTTATCACTTTCTTCTCACAGCATAGCAGCAACGTCccaagttctctctctctctctctctctctctctctctctctctctctctctctctctctctctctctctctctctctctctctctctctctctctctctctctctctctctctctctctctgccttgTTTAATCAGCACATCAACGTTTGATTATTTGCCCAGGTGAAGAATGTGGCCCAAGTGAAGAAACAGTTGCCCACAAAAGTTTGCTGACCATGTTTGAACAAGTGGAAGTCCTTTAAACATTTGACTCTATTATTTGCTAACCACGTTTTTTGGGGCTGAATGTAGTGTAAATTTGTTAACCACATTTTTGCTGGTTACAAATCTTTTgcccaattaaatttatatgtacactattgtaatttttacattataataatataaatttatatgtatgatgtagtaaattttatattatttaatagtacaaataaatctatttcttacatattatataacaatgatataatagtcaatttatataaattacatttttcattcttccctttttctttccaaccaaacaaaagattTTTCCACCCTCCTACTTTTCCACCcttcaaccaaacacacaagagggaaagccaaatattttctatactctcacttttccattttcccataatttttcattcttccaCTTTTCTACTCCTCCAATCAATCAAACCCTTCATCTTTTGCTATTTCTCTTTTGTGTCCTTAATTGACTCTTGCATCACAACTTACAAGTATGTTGGCAATAGCCGCCCGTTACATCCATATGGGACCATTGTATTAACCACATGTTCCATCTCGTTGAAATGTCAAAATATATCTTTAATtactgtttgtttgtttgttttttttttttttttttttttttttttttggcaaagagaaattttgtataaaagaaaacaGATTATAGTATCATACGTAGTAGCGCGGACACTTctctataatttttaattattattgatgcagctatttatatataatcatatatattatcggtaaaaacacaattttatccTCGGTGTACACACTGCATGTAATTATCAttacttaagaaaaatattgtattaTTGTGATTGCTGCCTTCTATGGTTACGGCTCCACCATGCAATAacaacttataaataaataggTTGGTCCATGCTGATCTCACTCTAAGCCACTAAAGTCTTCCTGGCTACTTGACTTTTTGTAAAACTTAGAAAGGACCATCACCCACACTGCAGGATTTTCGCTACAGCCATCAACACAAGTATACACGATATTATATTATGCATCCTAATAATCATGAACATCTCAGTGTGTTTTATACTATATTGCTTAAGTTTTACATGGACAttttccacacacacacacaaaaaaaaaaaaaaaaaaaaaaaaaaaaaaaaagctttacaAGGATTTAAAGCATTCGATTTCTAtcagatattttttttctcaataaatatatatgtatatatatatatatttctatcatatatttaaaaaattctacggacaattttaattaaaccaaGATATGATAATGTAAAAGATGTCCTGAAATATCTTggattaatttctttttggtaAATCTTCTATTATTAGACTCGCACCAATTAGACATTCAAGAAATTGAGGTAAAACATAACATGAGCCTCAATATTCTTTGTTATTCATTAGGAATTtttgggaaattattgtgtactctcggagtatcataaatacgtactccctcttctcacatgaatgatgggtcccactaattaaattcatggtgaaaCGCACCATTTATATGAAAGGGAgtgtacgcatttatggtactttgagagtacctaataatttttcagaatttttaaatattaaataataaatcaattcaTTATTTAGtgcattttctttctctctctcttactagTATTTCTCTATAGGGATAACTACCTACAATTTGCTATTCATCCCTATTAGAAACCACTAAGTTCCTAACAATTTTCAAATAGTCATAAAATGGAAATAACAATTCATACAAGACAATATAATACAGttgatttttgttatattttcatTGGTTACAGAGTTTTTCACAGTAAATTCAAAGAActcatgtttattttatttacggAAGTGCGTCTAGATAGGTTGAATTTTCGTCTTTTTATTTCGGACTATTTCTAAATGCGGAAGGCAAAGcataaaaagaccaaaattcaACCTATCTAGACGCATTTCcgtaaataaaatattattaggtattttTGACAAAGAAGATAATGCATAAAATGCTTATCCCTTAGGATGTGGAAAATGGAAAGCCGCCACCAAACTTTGGAAGTGACCAAGCAgacaatttggaaaatattgtaTTAGATTTGTCATTTGTTACGGTCTATTtcatttatacatatattttaaagaGCGACAAAATCAAAAACTGGGAACTTTGTATCATCTATTGACCATTCGAGCACGTCTTCCAGACCATGCCAAAGAGGGCACATATATCTATCATCTATGCAAGTCTATATTCTGGTGTCCAAACTGAAATGCCAAGTTGAAGACAAAACCACTCTAGCAGGGATATTCTGTAGTCAAATTGGCGAATAAACTAAAGCTTTGTTCGTTTAGCCAGTTAAGAACTTCATGCTACTTTTGTGAAATTGCGATTCGAACTTTCTTGCTCAGGGGAGATGTGCCATGCTATTGGGTTGTATTgcttgtatttatttatattaacaaATGTATAGATTACAATGATatttgaattacaaaattctaatAGAAGCTAAATGTCTTCAATTATCTGAAACTCTTGTAGCTATCCTTTCAAATGAGTTCACAACTTTGTACTCAAAGTCTTGTAGCTGTTTGTTCAAATGGATGCAGCATTTTCAGGATTTTCGAATCTTCAGTTCCTTCAATCTTGAACACTAGATGATGTTTTGAGAGAGCTCAATACAATTAAACCCTAGATGTAAATGAACAACtcctaaaaaaaatagtctTTAATCACACCCTCTAGggggcttctttttttttttttttagtaacacGAAAACCCTAGTAACACGATTTAGTTAATGAACTTGGAACTGACAACTGTCACAATCCTCAATCGATCCaaacattaaaatttcaatcaatcaaaaaaagCTCAACTGCCGAGAATTCAGAAACTTTAGTCCTCCTTAAGCAGTCATGGGCATCAGTATTGACTTTCAAATTTGACTCAAAATACACTTACAAAACTTACATTTGATCACATTGTCACTGTATGCAAACCTACAGCTATGTAcgaatgaaataaataattataaatctTATTGCCTAACTATATTCTACGAAGAAATTTAAGGTTCAACATAGTGCAGTTGTAGGAGCTGAATTTATAGGGTTGCTTGCTTCTTGcttgttaaaaaataagataaagtaAAATATGCCACATATAAgtgcatcaaaggaaaaaaaaacgaTTTAATATCATTGCAGACAATGTGGAACGAAATTCTATCTCTTGCAGCAAATGAGCATTTAAGCTCATTTGAACAATGTACTACTCTAACCCTGTAATGATGCCATCCAATGAGGCGCAATTAGTTTTTTTCCAAATGGGATTTTCCTGGTGACATAAGTCTTTCAACTATTCAATAGTTGCTAAGTAAAAATTCCACAATGACAGCAATATTCACTCACAATATCCCTATATAAATACCCTTCATGCATGCTTCATTTTTATACCACCCACCTAAggttttgctttgcttttaagTTTTATAGCTGAGAAACCAATATGAATATGAGTAACTTTTCACAAGCCATTGGCTGTGTCTTGTTCTTAGCCATAGTCCATCTCTCCTGTGCCCAAAACTCACCTGCAGACTACGTGAATGCTCACAACGCAGCCCGTGCGCAAGTGGGTGTTGGACCTATAAAATGGGACGCAAACTTAGCGACTTTTGCACAGAACTATGCTAATCAACATAAGGGTGATTGCAGACTTGTGCACTCGGGTGGTCCTTATGGTGAAAACCTTGCAGGTAGCACCGGTGACCTCACTGGTACCGCTGCAGTGAACCTTTGGGTAGCAGAAAAGCCCCAGTATAACCACAATTCTAACTCTTGTGTTGGTGGGGTATGTGGCCACTACACTCAGGTGGTTTGGCGCAACTCAGTTCGTCTAGGTTGCGCCAAAGTGCGATGCAACAATGGAGGCACATTCATCGGTTGCAACTATGATCCCCGTGGCAACATTATCGGGCAGCGGCCTTACTAGGAGCTTTTTCATCAACTTATGTGCTCTAAACATCTGTGTTTAGAGAGTTACTATTAAATAAGTCATGTATATTGGCACTTGAGAATAACAATGGTGAAATATTgatcaaacaataattttctgCTTCATATTTTTCTAGATTCAAGCCCAGTATCTTCAGGTTTTACCTCTGTTAGAGCTTGCACCTATTACAATTCATTTCATGACTTATCCGCTACAAGCTTTCTAACTTCCCAAATAAAGTCTTTATTTCCATAATCAGTCATATTTTAGCCGAGAAAGGCAAGATTGGAACATTGCTATGCAACATATAATTGATCTGACAAACACAAATTAGTGTAAATAACGACATAACTTAATTATACAACAAAAACTTAATTGtcataaaaacatataaagtaGATTTTACCTTAATATTAGTTAATAAAGTAGGTTCAATATCCTAGTAcctatgatatatatatatatatatatatatatatgaaaactcTTAAGTAACATACCCTGTGAAAATTATAATTACTACTCAAGCATAAATCTTGAACctaaaaaaagttaaacatttattaaaattataaattaacaaGTAATTTGATTACTTATGAgctattttttgcattatttatCCATGATTTCTTTGAAAAGTAGATATTTAGTGCTAGTTTGGATAGCACTTTTATTTGCTACGTCTGCGTTTCctccttcctttccttttttttttttttttttttttgccttttcagCCGCAATGGTTGACCCATTCTCCGGTGAACAGTGtatttatgcactgttcatggtcctacaaacttcactttttatcaactttttcactaaaaatgggtcccacaatactatttacatatttaaaaattattttgctacagtgttttcagttttcagttttcagtttcagcaaaataagttctatccaaacacacccttatcCATGGAGCACGCGTTTTACCCCaatgcggttactgttcatgtactgtacatgaacagtagccgcaacttttgaccagttttgcgtgaacagtgcatccgtgcactgttcacggacccacaaatttcatttttttatcaatttttttattaaatatgggtcccacagtactatttacacatttaaaaattattttgttacagtgttttcagttttcagttttcagtttcagcaaaataagttctatccaaacagacccttagatAAGGATAATGGATAAAATACGGTCAAGAAATTGGAGGTTTAAAATGATTTCGTGATTTGGAGGGCGTTTGGATCCCACGTTTTCTGCGTCCACGTTTTGATCACTgcgttttctttgtttttttttttttttttttttttttttttttttcttttgcccgCATATGTTGACTTTGGTGGACAAAAATTACTGttttgcactgtagcagtactgtttatgtactgtagcaacactgttcacgcattaaaaaatattaaaaatgggtctcacggtacttttcacacatttaaaaattattttgttacaatgttttcagttttcagtttcagtaacaataagttcaaaccaaacggacccttgatagtgaaaaaagtaagaaaatttttcatcaaaaaatagaaagaaaagtgaATATACTGACTCTCTTTCTACTTGGAAAACTTTTTGCAAATACGGAAAAAATCATCCACACCAAAAGTCGATGCTTTTCGCTTTTATATTTTAATCACTTTTATATTTTCCCATGTCTGATTTACAAATTATCCTCCCTTTtcatagagaagagagagagataatatcATATACTAGAGAAATTATAAAGTCCTCATGGTGGATAAGTGATGTGGTCCACTATTTTAGTAAAAGACTtccatttgtttaaaattgtggagttttaaataaaaactgaatactgactcaacaattttaaataggtgAAAGTCTTTTAATGAAATGGTAGATAAATAACGTGGTCCACCATAAAGACAGTATAATTTCTCCATGTACCGTGCCGCACTGTTATAGACAGTACCATGCACCCCAGGAAACATCCCCACATTACAACTATTAATTAATGCATTGGTACTAGACCGCTGGTTAGTGCTAATTTCGTATTGGATCAGTTATTGGCAAGAGTTTCTCTAGAGTGCATACAAGGTGGTCCAAGGTCTTCAATTCTCCACTGCCCACTTCAAAGGATTGAGATCCACATATTATATCGT encodes:
- the LOC126706673 gene encoding pathogenesis-related protein 1-like, with the protein product MNMSNFSQAIGCVLFLAIVHLSCAQNSPADYVNAHNAARAQVGVGPIKWDANLATFAQNYANQHKGDCRLVHSGGPYGENLAGSTGDLTGTAAVNLWVAEKPQYNHNSNSCVGGVCGHYTQVVWRNSVRLGCAKVRCNNGGTFIGCNYDPRGNIIGQRPY